One genomic region from Chelmon rostratus isolate fCheRos1 chromosome 11, fCheRos1.pri, whole genome shotgun sequence encodes:
- the mypn gene encoding myopalladin isoform X2, with protein MKLSIEGKTASRPLGPNIPATVINYDEEYKVSNFEQRLMNEIEFRLERTPVEESDDEVQHDDVPTGKCIAPIFDKKLKNFRAMEGVPVTFSCKLVGIPIPKVYWFKDGKQILRKNIHYKKIREGDGTCALHIESTTNDDDGNYTVMAANPQGRISCSGHLIVQTGPPRTRMTPIHSQRVRARIQEVEGEQTQERFFQPHFLQAPGDMLAHEGRLCRLDCKVSGLPNPELMWLANGRPIYPDLYHKMLVRENGVHSLVIDPLTQNDAGTYTCIASNKAGQSSFSLELKVVEKEMKHPPQFLEKLQNMGIPEGTPVRLECRVVGMPPPLIFWKKDNETISKTKDRISMTQDATGYVCLLIQPTTKDDAGWYTVSAKNEAGIVSCTCRLDIYAQWHQSIPAPMKKAPRTGSRYAALTGQGLDIKSAFPTSETSPILFSSSPPEAMLESEEL; from the exons ATG AAGCTGAGTATTGAGGGGAAAACAGCGAGCAGACCCCTTGGACCAAACATTCCTGCTACTGTCATTAACTATGATGAG GAGTACAAAGTGTCCAATTTTGAGCAGCGGCTAATGAACGAGATCGAATTCCGTTTGGAGCGAACGCCGGTGGAGGAGTCGGACGATGAGGTGCAGCACGATGACGTCCCTACGGGAAAATGTATTGCACCCATATTTGACAAGAAACTGAAGAACTTCAGAGCCATGGAAGGTGTGCCTGTCACTTTCTCATGTAAACTAGTGGGGATACCCATTCCAAAG GTTTACTGGTTCAAGGATGGCAAGCAGATCTTAAGGAAGAACATCCATTACAAGAAGataagagagggagatgggacCTGTGCTTTACATATCGAGTCCACGaccaatgatgatgatggcaacTACACCGTCATGGCAGCTAATCCACAG GGACGAATCAGCTGCTCGGGTCATTTGATAGTTCAAACGGGACCTCCCCGAACCCGAATGACACCTATTCACTCTCAGAG GGTGCGAGCACGCATACAGGAAGTTGAAGGTGAGCAAACCCAGGAGCGCTTTTTTCAGCCCCACTTCCTCCAGGCTCCAGGGGACATGCTGGCTCACGAAGGAAGACTCTGTAGACTAGATTGTAAG GTGAGCGGCCTACCCAACCCAGAGCTGATGTGGTTGGCCAACGGGAGGCCGATCTATCCAGACTTGTACCACAAGATGTTGGTGCGGGAGAACGGCGTCCATTCTCTGGTCATCGATCCTCTGACGCAGAATGACGCCggcacatacacatgcattgCGAGCAACAAAGCTGGCCAGAGTTCCTTTAGTCTAGAACTGAAAGTTGTGG agaaagaaatgaagcatCCTCCCCAGTTCTTGGAGAAGTTGCAGAACATGGGAATTCCTGAGGGAACTCCAGTCAGGCTGGAGTGTCGGGTGGTGGGTATGCCCCCTCCACTCATCTTCTGGAAGAAAGACAATGAAACCATTTCTAAAACCAAGGACAGAATCAG CATGACCCAGGATGCAACGGGATACGTGTGTCTCCTTATCCAGCCAACAACAAAAGACGATGCTGGCTGGTACACGGTGTCAGCAAAAAACGAAGCTGGAATTGTCTCCTGCACCTGCAGGCTTGATATCTACG CTCAGTGGCATCAGAGCATCCCTGCACCCATGAAGAAGGCTCCACGCACAGGCAGCCGCTACGCAGCTCTGACAGGCCAGGGGCTCGACATCAAGTCAGCTTTCCCCACATCGGAGACCAGCCCCATCCTCTTCTCCAGCTCCCCTCCTGAGGCCATGCTGGAGAGTGAGGAGCTGTGA
- the atoh7 gene encoding protein atonal homolog 7 yields MKTRRPSCTDSGSESSEPDSKSPEKYETATRRRMAANARERKRMQGLNTAFDRLRKVVPQWGQDKKLSKYETLQMALSYIMALNRILTDARRHNAPHRQWLDLQFDCVQPENYPCLMRYDSPTGQEYTHSSFSYQFEGHQVHA; encoded by the coding sequence ATGAAGACTCGTCGACCCAGCTGCACTGACTCTGGATCTGAGTCCTCAGAACCAGACTCCAAGAGCCCAGAGAAATATGAGACTGCCACGAGGCGGCGGATGGCTGCCAAtgccagagagaggaagaggatgcagGGTTTGAACACGGCCTTTGATCGACTGCGTAAAGTTGTCCCCCAGTGGGGCCAGGACAAAAAGCTTTCCAAGTATGAAACTCTGCAGATGGCCCTCAGCTACATCATGGCCCTAAACCGGATCCTGACAGACGCCAGGAGGCACAACGCTCCTCACAGGCAGTGGCTGGACCTGCAGTTCGACTGCGTGCAGCCTGAAAACTACCCGTGCCTCATGAGGTACGACTCTCCGACTGGACAGGAGTACACCCACTCATCGTTCTCATATCAGTTTGAAGGCCATCAGGTCCACGCATAA
- the pkd2l1 gene encoding polycystic kidney disease 2-like 1 protein, protein MKCLNNRADSHLTGQVECELDSMGNGAWVNQGFCDTPPPLPRAVSTIYNPQSPYQGSMDSMYKLDGLSPFPEEPPSSDHGLVKKQRGCCSFIKGLWGTTLTENTSNNRELFVRTTLRELLVYLVFLVDICLLTYGMTSSSTYYYTKAMTDLFVNTASESGVKFQSISTMADFWTYAQGPFLDGLYWTKWYNNQSMDHGDQSFIYYENMLLGVPRMRQIKIMNNSCKVHSDFRDEITGCFDVYNEEKEDDLSFGLINGTAWTFHTEQQIKGSSHWGLLTTYSGGGYYQDLGQTKEESAIILKELVDNLWLDRGTRVVFIDFSTYNANINMFCVIRLVVEIPATGGAIPSYQIRTVKLIRYITTWDYFILGCEMVFCLFILYYIVEEILELRIHKFSYFKSIWNILDIVVIMLAIVAIVFNIFRTVKVDNLLGKLLENPDIYADFEFLAFWQTQYNNMNAVNLFFAWIKVFKYISFNKTMTQLSSTLGRCAKDILGFAIMFFIVFFAYAQLGYLLFGTEVESFSTFVKCIFTQFRIILGDFDYNAIDRANRVLGPIYFVTYVFFVFFVLLNMFLAIINDTYSEVKEELSSQKDELQITDIIKQSYTKTFMKLKLKKEKISDVQKALRSGSGEIEFKDFRKTLKEMGHADHEISAAFSRFDRDGNQILDEDEQEKMKIELEEKRDALCTEINNLGINYGKELLEKPPVASNEQKNHSSHTSVDLEQFLRLSRQVLHLESSVEGISSRIELIMENLGLQERAKGKEMAGKRRMTNKDSDETASNGSVLVCVDRGMKADVSLRRSAVCTNSTHDCHM, encoded by the exons ATGAAGTGCCTGAACAACCGGGCCGACAGCCACCTGACTGGACAGGTGGAGTGCGAGTTGGACAGCATGGGCAATGGGGCCTGGGTAAACCAGGGCTTCTGCGACACCCCTCCACCTTTGCCCAGAGCTGTAAGCACCATCTACAACCCCCAGTCCCCCTACCAGGGCTCCATGGACAGCATGTACAAACTGGACGGGCTCAGCCCATTCCCAGAGGAGCCTCCATCCTCTGACCACGGCCtggtgaagaaacaaagaggctGCTGCTCGTTTATTAAAG GCTTATGGGGCACAACATTGACTGAAAACACCTCAAACAACAGAGAACTGTTTGTGCGAACCACACTACGGGAGTTACTGGTCTATCTGGTGTTCCTGGTGGATATATGCCTCT TGACATACGGTATGACCAGCTCGAGCACCTACTACTACACTAAAGCCATGACGGATCTGTTTGTGAATACAGCCAGCGAAAGTGGGGTTAAGTTTCAGTCCATTAGCACCATGGCTGACTTCTGGACT TATGCACAGGGTCCATTTCTAGATGGCCTCTACTGGACTAAATGGTACAATAACCAGTCCATGGACCACGGGGACCAGTCCTTCATCTACTATGAGAACATGCTGCTGGGAGTCCCCAGAATGAGGCAGATCAAGATCATGAACAACTCCTGCAAGGTCCACAGCGACTTCCGAGATGAGATCACAGGATGTTTTGATGTTTACaatgaggagaaggaggatgaCCTTAGCTTCGGTCTCATCAATGGCACAGC ATGGACCTTtcacacagagcaacagatCAAAGGTTCCTCTCACTGGGGCTTGCTGACCACATACAGCGGAGGAGGATACTACCAAGATCTGGGGCAGACCAAAGAGGAGAGTGCCATCATACTGAAGGAACTGGTGGACAACCTGTGGCTAGACCGAGGAACAAGAGTGGTCTTCATCGACTTCTCCACTTACAACgcaaacatcaacatgttcTGCGTCATTAG GTTGGTGGTTGAAATCCCAGCGACCGGTGGAGCGATCCCTTCCTACCAGATTAGAACAGTCAAACTGATTCGCTACATCACCACCTGGGATTACTTCATCCTCGGCTGCGAGATGGTCTTCTGCTTATTCATCCTCTATTACATTGTGGAGGAGATTCTTGAGTTGCGTATACACAAGTTCTCCTATTTCAAAAGCATCTGGAACATACTGGATATTGTTGTCATAATG CTCGCCATTGTTGCCATTGTATTCAATATTTTCCGCACTGTCAAAGTGGACAACTTGCTTGGCAAACTACTGGAAAATCCTGATATCTATGCTGATTTTGAATTTCTAGCCTTCTGGCAAACACAGTACAACAACATGAATGCAGTGAACTTGTTCTTTGCGTGGATCAAG GTTTTCAAGTACATCAGTTTTAACAAGACCATGACTCAGTTGTCCTCCACACTGGGTCGATGTGCTAAAGATATCTTGGGCTTTGCCATTATGTTCTTCATCGTGTTCTTTGCCTATGCTCAACTTGGATATTTGCTCTTTGGAACAGAGGTTGAATCCTTCAGCACCTTTGTCAAATGCAT CTTCACACAGTTCAGGATTATTCTTGGAGACTTTGATTACAATGCCATCGACCGTGCTAACAGAGTTCTTGGGCCAATCTACTTTGTCACCtatgtgttctttgttttttttgttctactG AACATGTTTCTAGCCATCATCAATGATACATATTCTGAGGTTAAGGAAGAGCTCTCATCCCAAAAAGATGAGCTCCAGATTACAGACATCATCAAACAG AGCTATACGAAGACATTTATGAAACTGAAActtaaaaaggagaaaatatcAGATGTTCAGAAAGCGCTACGATCTGGATCTGGAGAAATTGAATTCAAGGACTTCAGAAAAACTCTGAAAGA GATGGGACATGCCGATCACGAAATATCTGCAGCCTTCTCACGGTTTGACCGTGATGGGAACCAAATTCTAGACGAAGATGAGCAAGAGAAGATGAAAATCGAGCTTGAGGAAAAGAGG GATGCTCTTTGCACGGAAATCAACAATCTGGGAATTAATTATGGGAAAGAATTACTGGAGAAGCCTCCTGTAGCATCTAATGAGCAGAAGAACCACTCCAGTCATACCTCTGTGGATCTGGAACAGTTTCTACG ATTGTCCAGACAAGTTCTACACCTTGAAAGCTCTGTGGAAGGCATCTCATCCAGGATTGAGTTGATTATGGAGAATCTGGGATTACAAGAGAGAGCTAAAGGGAAGGAAATGGCAGGGAAACGGCGTATGACCAACAAGGAT AGTGATGAAACTGCCTCAAACGGGAGCGTCCTGGTTTGCGTGGACAGAGGGATGAAGGCTGACGTCTCATTGAGGAGATCAGCAGTTTGCACCAACTCCACACATGACTGTCATATGTGA